A window of Deltaproteobacteria bacterium genomic DNA:
GATATGGGCAGCCCCGGCGTCTCGGTGAAGCCCATCCTGCTCATCAGCGGATCGTCGCCATTCTGCGAGACCTTCCTCGATAATGTCCGCGTGCCGCGCGCCAACGTGGTCGGCAAGGTCAACGGCGGCTGGGCCATGGCCAAGGCCCTGCTCGGCCATGAACGCACGATGATCGCCGATGTCTTCAAGGATCGCGTGCCCGGCAACCCGCTGGTCGACTTGGCGCGCAAGTACATCGGCGGTGACACCCACGTTGCCGACCCGATCGTGCGCGATCGCATCGCACAGGTGGAGATGGACCAACACTGCTTGGATCTGACGCTCGACCGCGCCCGCGACGGCGCCAAGGCCGGCCATAAGCCGGGCCCGGAGACCTCGATCTTCAAGTACTACGGCACCGAGACCAACATGCGCCGCCGAGAACTGATGGTCGATATCTTGGGCCCACAAGGCCTGGGCTGGGAGGGCGCCGGTTTCGACGACAAGGAACTGGCAATTACCCGCGACTGGCTGCGCTCACGCGGCAACTCGATCGAGGGCGGCACTTCCGAGATCCAACTCAACATTATCGCCAAGCGCGTGTTGGGTTTGCCGGACTGACCGATGCCAGCGCCCAGCGCACGGTAATCCGCAATTCGCAATCGGAGATCCGCAATCGGGAGATGTCATGGCCCTGGTCTTCACCGAAGAGCAAGAACTGCTGCGCCACAGTGCGCGCGAGTTCGTCACCAAACAGAAGCCGCTGCGGCGGCTG
This region includes:
- a CDS encoding acyl-CoA dehydrogenase family protein, translated to MDHEQFRAETSHWLRANAPESMFGAPKSVDEICWGGRKASYPPDVKRWLEVMAERGWTAPMWPKQYGGGDLSREEAKILAQEMAKLQLRPPLTGFGLSMIGPLLLQEGSEDLKRIHISPIVRGEIRWCQGYSEPGAGSDLASLQTRAEIDGDYFVLNGQKIWTSYADKSDWMFILVRTDPNARKQDGITFLLLDMGSPGVSVKPILLISGSSPFCETFLDNVRVPRANVVGKVNGGWAMAKALLGHERTMIADVFKDRVPGNPLVDLARKYIGGDTHVADPIVRDRIAQVEMDQHCLDLTLDRARDGAKAGHKPGPETSIFKYYGTETNMRRRELMVDILGPQGLGWEGAGFDDKELAITRDWLRSRGNSIEGGTSEIQLNIIAKRVLGLPD